The Legionella jordanis genomic sequence GAGTCAGGCAGGGAAGTAAGGCATTTTAAAAAAGGACAACGGGTAGGGGTTCCATGGCTTGGTGGCAGCTGTGGAATTTGTAAATTTTGCAGGTCCGGCCGTGAAAATCTTTGTGATCAAGCTCAATTTACAGGTTATCAGCTGGATGGTGGGTTTGCAGAATATTGCATTGCCGATGCACGTTTTTGCTTTCCAATTCCTGATGCCTATCCGAATGAGCAAGCTGCACCGTTATTTGTGCTGGCCTTATTGGCTATCGGGCTCTCCTGAAGACAGCTCAGGCAAAGCGCCTTGGCTTTTATGGTTTTGGTGCGGCAGCACACATTCTTGTTCAAGTGGCTAAGTATCAAAAAAAAGTGGTCTATGCTTTTACCAGTCCTGGTGATAAATCAGCTCAACAATTTGCCTATCAGCTCGGCGCAGTCTGGGCTGGCGGTTCAGACGAGGTTGCTCCTGATTTAGTGGATGCCGCTATTATTTTTGCTCCTGTTGGTGGTTTGGTGCCAGTTGCCTTGAAGGCTGTTGATAAAGGTGGAACTGTGGTTTGTGCGGGAATTCACATGAGCGACATTCCAAGCTTTCCCTATGCAATCTTATGGGGGGAAAGGACGTTATGTTCTGTTGCCAATCTCACACGTAAGGATGGTGAGGAGTTTTTGGAGTTGGCCCCTAAAATTCCAATAAAAACAGAAATTCATTCTTATCCTTTAGAAGAGGTCAATCAAGCTTTGGATGATTTGCGCCATGGCCGATTTACAGGTGCAGCAGTTATAGTGATGGATTAATGGCTGGTTTGGAAAGTCCTTTGAGGTGGGCAACAACACAGGAACCTAATCCTTCCAAATCATAGCCTCCCTCGAGTATGGATACAATACGACCGTCACATACTTTATCGGCAATTCGTTTGATGTGTTGACTTAACCAAAAATAATCTTCCTCCTTAAGAAGCAGGTGAGCGAGAGGATCTTTATAATAAGCATCAAACCCTGCTGAAATAAAAATCATTTCTGGAGCAAACTCTTCGAGGGACTTAAACCATTTTGTTGCGACCGCTTCACGATAAAGAGCCCCGGACGTGTTTGCGGGAAGGGGAATATTGATTATATGATTTTTTCTTGTATCAGCACCGGAAAAGGGATAAAAAGGATGCTCAAAAGTCGAGCAATATAGGACCCGCTCATCATTGTAAAAAATATTTTCAGTTCCATTCCCATGATGAACATCAAAATCTATAATTGCGACGCGCCTTAGGCCAAATTCTTCCAAGGCATGGGCTGCACCGACCGCGATGTTATTGAAAATACAAAATCCCATCGCTTTGTTTTTTTCGGCATGATGACCTGGGGGACGCACATTGCAAAAGATAAGATCCTTTTCCTGCTTGATCACCAATTCCACAGCGTAAATGGCAGAGCCAGCTGCCCTAAGAGCCGCATTCAGCGAGTAGGGACTCATCAATACGTCAGGATCAAGAGCAATAAATCCTTCAGAGGGGATTATATTGAAGATCAAATCGACATATTCCTGCTGATGGGCACGAATCAGATGCTGTCGTTTTGCAAGCGGGGCTTCATAATAAGTGATATTCAAATCAGAATTTAAAACCGCTTTGTCAATATATGCCAAACGGGCCGGTTGTTCTGGATGGGATACGCCCATCTCATGCAAATAACAATCGGGGTGAGAGATCAATCCAATCCGCATTATTTCACCTTTGTGAGTCTCTTAACTTGATTGTAGCTTGCTTCCAGGGTGGTCAAGAAGTAGGTTGGATGAAAGTCAATTGACTAAAATTTGGCTTTGCCTTGCAGAATATTCTACGCTTTTAATAGAAGGTGTTTAGAGGAGTTTGAATGCGGACCACTTTTTTCATTGCTGCGCTGTTGTTCATTCAATCTGCTTTCGCTGATGCAATTGTTGGATTTTCAGCTTACGAAAATGGTGATTACACCACAGCCTACCCTCATTTGGTGCAAGCGGCAACAGATGGGAATGCTGACGCCATGTATTTACTAGGACGGATGTATCAATACGGTTATGGAGTTATACACGACGACGCCAAAGCCAGGGAATGGTATCAAAAGGCCGCCGATAAAAATAATGCCTTAGCCCAGTTAAGCTTGGGTTTTCTCTATGATAACGGCCAGGGGGTCAAACAGGATTTTCAGCAAGCTTTTTCTTGGTACATGAGGGCAGCACAACAAGGAAATTCTATAGCTCAAAGAAATGTGGGTTTAATGTATGCAGTTGGGGATGGTGTAGAAGCCAGTGAGACAAAGGCCTTTGAATGGTTTAAAAAATCTGCAGAACAAGGTTATGCTCGAGCCCAGGTTAATTTAGGCTATCAATACATGATGGGTTATGGTGTAGCTAAAAATATTGATAAAGCTCTTTATTGGTATGAGAAAGCGGCTGAACAAGGTGATGCCAAAGGACAATACAGCTTAGGCTTGCTTTATACCGGGAAATATGGTGTTGCCCCAAATCCACGTTTGTCCGCCTATTGGTTTGCAAATGCAGCCAATCAGGGACACCAAAATGCGCAAGCTTATTTGGCTTACCAGTATTTAAAAGGTCTAGGGGTTGAGCAGGATTCGGAAAAAGCTGCTTATTGGTTCCATGCCTCTGCCGAGCAAGGTAATGCACAAGCCCAAGCAGAGTATGGTCAGCTCCTTTTGAGTGGTACGGGAATTGAAAAGGATTATCAACAAGCCGCTTATTGGTTCGGGAAAGCAGCCGATCAAGGCAATGCTATGGCTCAAGGGAAATTGGGTTATCTTTATCTGTCAGGTTTAGGAGTAAATAAGGATTTAAGTAAGGCTTATGCGTGGTTAAAAGTGGCTGCCAATAACAACAATCCACAAGCAGCGAAAGATTTGTCTCGGTTAGAAAGTTCTCTGTCTCCCCAGCAAAAAGCCATTGGCGATCAACTGTATGATCAAATGAGAAAGCCAAAAACGGCATTATCAAAATAGCTAATTTGGCTTTATAAGGTTTCGAAACCGTGATATTCCTGCCAAGCTAAACTTTCTCGGCTATAATTTGTTACCTCGGCGCGTGGTGGTCCTTTTTTTAGCCAAGCCTCAAATTGTTCTAGATGTTGCTGATCGCCACAAGCTAAAATTTCAACTCGCCCGTCTGGTAAATTACGAGCCCAACCTGTGATCCCTAATTTGAGGGCTTCGTCTTGCGCAGAGGCTCGAAACCACACGCCTTGAACTTTGCCAGAGATATAGCAACGCATACAGGATTTATTCATACGCGGGTCCTTGCTGTGTCTATTTGACAGCCTTAGATTAGCGGATTCTTCTCCTTTTGAGAAGTTGCCATTTCAAATTGCGATGCAGTATAATGTTTGTTCATTGCCTATAAGCATTTGTTCCCCCATGAAATATTTTGTTTATCTTCTTTGTTTGGCTTGTACTTGGCTTCATGCCGAGACATATACAGTCAAATTGGGTGATGCAAAAGTTCACATCATCAAACAAAAAGGTCATGGCAAGACTCTGGTTCATTTGCATGAAAATGAGCGAACGGCACTTGAGGCGGCAAAAATTTATGTCAAACGAAAAGGGGGTACTTTAATTACCCTTAGACATTCTGGTAATCGCAATGTCGTGTTTCACTTAAATAAAGTGCGTTATGAGTTTGATCCCAATCGTATTTTTACAGATGTGGGCATAAAAAAAACCCTCAAACAATTCGGAAACTACTCCACTGGTGCACATCGCGAAGTGAAAAAACTGGCTAGAACAATTGTCAAACTCATTCCGAAGGGTAAAGTGATTGCAGTACACAACAACCGTGGCTATTCACTGAAAGAGTATCTTCCTCATCATTCTATGGCAAAAGATGCCAAGTCGTTGAATTACGTTCGCTGTTCCAGCTATAGAAATTTCTATTTTGTAACGAAACATCAGGAATTTAGAAGATTAAAACGCTTAAAATTTAACGTGGCTCTGCAATCAAATCATGCAAG encodes the following:
- a CDS encoding acylphosphatase, whose translation is MNKSCMRCYISGKVQGVWFRASAQDEALKLGITGWARNLPDGRVEILACGDQQHLEQFEAWLKKGPPRAEVTNYSRESLAWQEYHGFETL
- a CDS encoding SEL1-like repeat protein, which gives rise to MRTTFFIAALLFIQSAFADAIVGFSAYENGDYTTAYPHLVQAATDGNADAMYLLGRMYQYGYGVIHDDAKAREWYQKAADKNNALAQLSLGFLYDNGQGVKQDFQQAFSWYMRAAQQGNSIAQRNVGLMYAVGDGVEASETKAFEWFKKSAEQGYARAQVNLGYQYMMGYGVAKNIDKALYWYEKAAEQGDAKGQYSLGLLYTGKYGVAPNPRLSAYWFANAANQGHQNAQAYLAYQYLKGLGVEQDSEKAAYWFHASAEQGNAQAQAEYGQLLLSGTGIEKDYQQAAYWFGKAADQGNAMAQGKLGYLYLSGLGVNKDLSKAYAWLKVAANNNNPQAAKDLSRLESSLSPQQKAIGDQLYDQMRKPKTALSK
- a CDS encoding histone deacetylase family protein, whose amino-acid sequence is MRIGLISHPDCYLHEMGVSHPEQPARLAYIDKAVLNSDLNITYYEAPLAKRQHLIRAHQQEYVDLIFNIIPSEGFIALDPDVLMSPYSLNAALRAAGSAIYAVELVIKQEKDLIFCNVRPPGHHAEKNKAMGFCIFNNIAVGAAHALEEFGLRRVAIIDFDVHHGNGTENIFYNDERVLYCSTFEHPFYPFSGADTRKNHIINIPLPANTSGALYREAVATKWFKSLEEFAPEMIFISAGFDAYYKDPLAHLLLKEEDYFWLSQHIKRIADKVCDGRIVSILEGGYDLEGLGSCVVAHLKGLSKPAINPSL